The Mustela lutreola isolate mMusLut2 chromosome 3, mMusLut2.pri, whole genome shotgun sequence genome includes a region encoding these proteins:
- the LOC131827490 gene encoding OCIA domain-containing protein 1-like, with product MNGRADFQEPNAEVPRPIPHIGADYIPTEEERRVFTECNDESFWFISVPLAATSMLITQGLISKGILSSHPKYGSIPKLIFACIMGYFAGKLSYVKTCQEKFRNLENSPLGEALRSGQARRSSPSGHYSQKSKYDSKLSGHSSFVTSPAADNIEKEMLPHYEPIPFSASMNESTPTGITDHVAQGPDPYPEESPKKKNITYEELRTKNRESYEVTLTHKTDPSVRPIQERMPKKEVKVNKYGVTWDE from the coding sequence ATGAATGGGAGAGCTGATTTTCAAGAGCCGAATGCAGAAGTTCCAAGACCAATTCCCCACATAGGGGCTGATTACATTccaacagaggaagaaagaagagtctTCACAGAGTGCAACGATGAAAGCTTCTGGTTCATATCTGTGCCTTTGGCTGCAACAAGTATGTTGATTACTCAAGGATTAATTAGTAAAGGAATCCTTTCAAGTCATCCCAAATATGGTTCCATCCCTAAACTTATATTTGCTTGTATCATGGGATACTTTGCTGGAAAGCTTTCTTACGTGAAAACTTGCCAAGAGAAGTTCAGAAATCTTGAGAATTCCCCTCTTGGAGAAGCTTTACGCTCAGGACAGGCACGGCGATCTTCACCATCTGGGCACTATTCTCAGAAGTCAAAATATGACTCAAAGTTGAGTGGTCATTCATCCTTTGTGACGTCTCCAGCAGCAGACAACATAGAAAAAGAGATGCTTCCTCATTATGAGCCAATTCCATTCAGTGCTTCTATGAATGAATCTACTCCCACTGGTATTACTGATCATGTTGCCCAAGGACCTGATCCCTACCCTGAAGAAAgtcctaagaaaaaaaatattacatatgaGGAATTAAGGACTAAGAACAGAGAGTCATATGAAGTAACTTTAACACATAAGACTGACCCCTCAGTCAGGCCTATACAGGAAAGAATgccaaaaaaagaagtcaaagtaAACAAATATGGAGTTACTTGGGATGAGTGA